The following proteins are co-located in the Deltaproteobacteria bacterium genome:
- a CDS encoding VOC family protein, translating into MHHVVPTLRVAKLAASRSFYERGLGFRVDWEHANDAGERFAQLSREGLLLYLSERAEDGRGGALVHLYVPSVDAWHAEFFERGVDAPLPLDMPWGNREFRVRDPDGNQLCVCTPLHRIGAR; encoded by the coding sequence ATGCACCACGTCGTCCCAACGCTGCGCGTCGCGAAGCTGGCCGCGAGCCGCAGCTTCTACGAGCGCGGGCTTGGCTTTCGCGTCGACTGGGAGCACGCGAACGACGCGGGCGAGCGGTTCGCGCAGCTCTCGCGCGAGGGACTGCTGCTGTATCTGAGCGAGCGCGCGGAGGACGGCCGCGGGGGCGCGCTCGTCCATCTCTACGTGCCGAGCGTCGACGCCTGGCATGCCGAATTCTTCGAGCGCGGCGTGGACGCGCCCTTGCCCCTCGACATGCCGTGGGGGAACCGCGAGTTCCGCGTGCGCGACCCCGACGGCAACCAGCTTTGCGTGTGCACGCCGCTGCACCGCATCGGAGCGAGGTGA
- a CDS encoding AraC family transcriptional regulator encodes MSISARTLWYIESHLSNELSLDEIALATGVSRFHLSRAFSLTVAQTISGYVRARRLSHAALALAAGAENILDVALAAGYGSHEAFTRAFCAQFGTTPEQVRARKSTHGLALQEALRMSVPNSSKLEAPRIVRDGPRRLFGLAQRCQGNAGIPTLWDRFVPHLGAIAEQIGNVTYGVMYDSDESGVNFTYACAVEVRAFPAQPKEFARIELPARSYAVWPHRGHASSVGATCAAIFSHGLAQAKLEPLHEPMFERYDEAFDPRTGNGGLEVWVPVKG; translated from the coding sequence GTGAGCATCTCGGCGCGCACGCTCTGGTACATCGAGAGCCATCTCTCGAACGAGCTCTCGCTCGATGAGATCGCCCTCGCCACCGGCGTCTCGCGCTTCCACCTCTCGCGCGCGTTCTCGCTCACCGTGGCGCAGACGATCAGCGGCTACGTGCGCGCGCGGAGGCTCAGCCACGCAGCGCTCGCGCTCGCTGCGGGCGCCGAGAACATTCTCGATGTGGCGCTCGCCGCTGGCTACGGCTCGCACGAAGCGTTCACGCGCGCGTTCTGCGCGCAGTTCGGCACGACGCCCGAGCAGGTGCGCGCGCGCAAGAGCACCCACGGACTCGCACTTCAGGAGGCCCTTCGCATGAGCGTCCCTAACAGCTCGAAGCTCGAAGCCCCGCGCATCGTGCGCGACGGGCCGCGGCGGCTCTTCGGCCTTGCGCAGCGCTGCCAAGGCAACGCCGGCATTCCCACGCTGTGGGATCGCTTCGTGCCGCACCTCGGCGCGATCGCGGAGCAAATCGGGAACGTGACCTACGGCGTGATGTACGACTCCGACGAGAGCGGCGTGAACTTCACCTACGCCTGCGCGGTGGAGGTGCGCGCGTTCCCGGCGCAGCCGAAGGAGTTCGCGCGCATCGAGCTGCCCGCGCGCAGCTACGCGGTGTGGCCGCACCGCGGCCACGCTTCGAGCGTTGGCGCGACGTGCGCGGCGATCTTCTCGCACGGCCTCGCGCAGGCGAAGCTCGAGCCGCTGCACGAGCCGATGTTCGAGCGCTACGACGAGGCGTTCGATCCGCGCACGGGCAACGGCGGGCTCGAGGTGTGGGTGCCGGTGAAGGGGTGA
- a CDS encoding nucleoside 2-deoxyribosyltransferase, protein MLYLAGPDVFLQNAIEIGARKRAICAKHGFEGLYPIDPDVEASADPEAIFRANCAHMQRADAGLFNLTPFRGPSADAGTLFELGFMFALGKPVYGYASRAGAYAARVRTHYGKLARSGGRLWDPSGHAVEDFGLHENLMIVRALAASERELVVVQERGAQALAAMRAFEKCVAALARRRTKRS, encoded by the coding sequence ATGCTCTACCTCGCCGGCCCCGACGTCTTTCTCCAGAACGCGATCGAGATTGGCGCGCGCAAGCGGGCGATCTGCGCGAAGCACGGCTTCGAGGGCCTCTACCCGATCGACCCCGACGTCGAAGCGAGCGCCGACCCGGAAGCGATCTTCCGCGCCAACTGCGCGCACATGCAGCGCGCCGACGCCGGCCTCTTCAACCTCACGCCCTTCCGCGGCCCCAGCGCCGACGCCGGCACGCTCTTCGAGCTCGGCTTCATGTTCGCGCTGGGCAAACCCGTCTACGGCTACGCGAGCCGCGCGGGCGCCTACGCCGCCCGCGTGCGCACTCACTACGGGAAGCTCGCACGCAGCGGCGGGCGGCTGTGGGACCCCAGCGGCCACGCGGTCGAGGACTTCGGCCTGCACGAGAACCTAATGATCGTGCGAGCACTCGCGGCGTCGGAGCGCGAGCTGGTCGTGGTACAAGAGCGAGGAGCGCAGGCGCTCGCGGCGATGCGGGCGTTTGAGAAATGCGTTGCAGCGCTAGCGAGGCGGCGCACGAAGCGCTCTTGA
- a CDS encoding pyridoxamine 5'-phosphate oxidase family protein gives MGNRFAEIAFTPAVQAEQERYGSRNNYLRFLEGEPWNDVLTAKEADFIHARDGFYLASVSETGWPYVQFRGGAPGFLRVLDSKTLAWANFRGNRQYVSTGNLAGNDRVALILMDYANRRRLKVLGTARVRRAGEDDGLAQRLAVPGYKGELESVVEVRVAGFDWNCPQHITPRFTLDEVERAVKPLRERVAELEAKLASCESAH, from the coding sequence ATGGGCAACCGATTCGCCGAGATCGCGTTCACCCCCGCCGTTCAGGCCGAGCAGGAGCGCTACGGCTCTCGCAACAACTACCTGCGCTTCCTCGAGGGCGAGCCGTGGAACGACGTGCTCACCGCGAAGGAGGCGGACTTCATCCACGCGCGCGACGGCTTCTATCTCGCGAGCGTGAGCGAAACCGGCTGGCCGTACGTGCAGTTCCGCGGCGGCGCGCCCGGCTTTCTGCGCGTACTGGACTCGAAGACGCTCGCGTGGGCGAACTTCCGCGGGAATCGGCAGTACGTGTCGACCGGAAACCTCGCCGGCAACGATCGCGTCGCGCTGATCCTGATGGACTACGCGAACCGGCGGCGGCTCAAGGTGTTAGGGACCGCGCGCGTGCGCCGCGCGGGCGAAGACGACGGCCTCGCGCAGCGCCTCGCGGTGCCGGGCTACAAGGGCGAGCTGGAGAGCGTCGTGGAAGTGCGCGTCGCGGGCTTCGACTGGAACTGCCCGCAGCACATCACGCCGCGCTTCACGCTCGACGAGGTGGAGCGCGCGGTGAAGCCGCTGCGCGAACGCGTCGCCGAGCTGGAAGCCAAGCTCGCGAGCTGTGAGAGCGCGCACTGA
- a CDS encoding isoprenylcysteine carboxylmethyltransferase family protein, whose amino-acid sequence MWLRHLAAIALLPFSVAVLVPLWLVRRNGVVLALGDSAAVVAAQVVGVALLALGLTLFVASLRRFASEGHGTLAPWDPPRELVVAGPYRYVRNPMISGVVLTLFAEALVLLSLPHLARAAAFLTLNAIYLPIAEEPQLARRFGAAYREYCANVPRVIPRATPWTPPRASH is encoded by the coding sequence ATGTGGCTGCGCCATCTCGCGGCGATTGCGCTGCTTCCGTTCTCGGTCGCGGTGCTCGTTCCGCTCTGGCTCGTGCGGCGCAACGGGGTCGTGCTCGCGCTCGGCGACTCGGCGGCCGTAGTGGCGGCGCAGGTCGTGGGCGTGGCGCTGCTCGCGCTCGGGCTCACGCTGTTCGTCGCCTCGCTGCGGCGCTTTGCGAGCGAAGGACACGGCACGCTCGCGCCGTGGGATCCGCCGCGCGAGCTCGTCGTCGCAGGCCCGTATCGCTACGTGCGCAACCCGATGATCTCGGGCGTGGTCCTGACGCTCTTCGCCGAGGCGCTCGTGCTGCTCTCGCTGCCGCATCTGGCGCGGGCCGCCGCGTTCCTCACGCTGAATGCGATCTATCTGCCAATCGCGGAAGAGCCGCAGCTCGCGCGCCGCTTTGGCGCCGCCTACCGCGAGTACTGTGCGAACGTGCCGCGCGTCATCCCGCGCGCCACGCCCTGGACGCCGCCGCGCGCGAGTCATTAG
- a CDS encoding class I SAM-dependent methyltransferase — MRARALITAAAFALACTSQPEAPAITAASPHIVAAVAHAKRPEADRARDADRKPAEMLAFAGVAPGQRVADFIPGGGYFTRVLAEAVGASGRVYALIPPPGAQQTDPPIRAVAAEYANVEVVQQSFATLSVPEPVDAIFTAQNYHDLHLARLNLDWAAVNRQVFAALKPGGVYVVVDHRAKAGADVSVADTLHRIDPAIVRSELEAAGFVYDGESEALRNPADTLELGVFDPAIRGKTDQFVFRFRRPE, encoded by the coding sequence ATGAGAGCCCGCGCCCTGATCACCGCCGCTGCGTTCGCGCTGGCGTGCACCTCGCAACCCGAAGCGCCCGCGATCACCGCGGCCTCGCCGCACATCGTCGCCGCGGTCGCGCACGCGAAGCGGCCCGAGGCCGATCGCGCGCGCGACGCCGATCGCAAGCCCGCCGAGATGCTCGCGTTCGCGGGCGTCGCGCCGGGCCAGCGCGTCGCCGACTTCATTCCTGGCGGCGGCTACTTCACGCGCGTGCTGGCGGAGGCCGTGGGCGCGAGCGGCAGGGTCTACGCGCTGATCCCGCCGCCCGGCGCGCAGCAAACGGATCCGCCGATCCGCGCCGTCGCCGCCGAGTACGCGAACGTCGAGGTCGTGCAGCAGAGCTTCGCGACGCTCAGCGTGCCCGAGCCGGTCGACGCGATCTTCACCGCGCAGAACTACCACGACCTGCATCTCGCGCGGCTGAACCTCGACTGGGCCGCCGTGAACCGGCAAGTCTTCGCCGCGCTGAAGCCTGGCGGCGTGTACGTCGTGGTCGATCACCGCGCGAAGGCGGGCGCGGACGTCAGCGTTGCCGACACGCTGCACCGCATCGACCCCGCGATCGTGCGCAGCGAGCTCGAAGCCGCGGGCTTCGTGTACGACGGCGAGTCGGAAGCGCTGCGCAACCCCGCGGACACGCTCGAGCTCGGCGTCTTCGACCCAGCGATCCGCGGCAAGACCGATCAGTTCGTCTTCCGCTTCCGCCGCCCGGAGTAG